One segment of Anopheles cruzii unplaced genomic scaffold, idAnoCruzAS_RS32_06 scaffold00396_ctg1, whole genome shotgun sequence DNA contains the following:
- the LOC128276057 gene encoding galactokinase-like, whose amino-acid sequence TQRVADGIEMLSRVISLDEVVKTSIETFRNTFGAEPDLAACAPGRVNLIGEHVDYNDGFVLPMALQMATVIVGRRNGTESTCDVVTCTDGCTQEDAKRAQFDSSAIAKGSPK is encoded by the exons GACCCAGCGGGTGGCGGACGGCATCGAAATGCTCTCGAGGGTGATTAGTTTGGATGAGGTTGTTAAAACATCAATCGAAACATTCCGCAACACGTTCGGTGCCGAACCGGACCTGGCCGCCTGCGCTCCCGGGCGGGTCAATCTAATCGGCGAGCATGTCGACTACAACGATGGGTTCGTCCTGCCGATG GCACTGCAGATGGCCACGGTGATCGTCGGCCGACGAAACGGGACCGAGTCGACGTGCGATGTCGTTACCTGCACCGACGGCTGCACCCAGGAAGACGCGAAGCGGGCCCAGTTCGACAGCAGCGCCATCGCGAAAGGATCGCCCAAGTAA